A section of the Pseudomonas prosekii genome encodes:
- a CDS encoding LexA family transcriptional regulator, translating to MQKRNVSSVLRALLDQHGISPTELHRRTGVPQSTLSRILSGKIVDPSDKHISKIAEYFAVSTDQLRGRMDLAPAAGGGRDHLHSELKDISLWDDDTPVDDDEVSVPFLREVELAAGSGRFVIEESERSSLRFGKRSLRHNGVQFDQAKCVTVRGNSMLPVLRDGATVGVNAGKCGIGDIVDGDLYAINHNGQLRVKQLYRLPTGIRLRSFNRDEHPDEDYTFQEIQEEQIVILGHVFWWGMYAR from the coding sequence ATGCAAAAACGCAACGTTTCCTCAGTCTTAAGAGCATTGCTCGATCAGCACGGGATCTCCCCCACGGAGCTTCACCGTCGCACGGGTGTGCCGCAATCCACGCTTTCGCGGATTCTCAGCGGGAAGATTGTCGATCCTTCGGATAAACACATTTCGAAGATCGCCGAATACTTCGCCGTGAGCACCGACCAGTTGCGCGGGCGCATGGACCTTGCGCCCGCCGCTGGCGGTGGCCGCGATCATCTACATTCCGAACTCAAGGACATAAGTTTGTGGGACGACGACACCCCAGTTGATGACGACGAGGTGTCCGTGCCCTTTCTTCGCGAGGTTGAATTGGCGGCAGGATCAGGAAGATTCGTCATCGAAGAGAGCGAGCGCTCAAGCTTGCGCTTCGGCAAACGCAGCCTGCGGCACAACGGGGTGCAGTTCGATCAAGCCAAATGCGTGACGGTACGCGGCAACAGCATGTTGCCGGTGCTGCGCGATGGCGCGACCGTCGGGGTCAACGCCGGCAAGTGCGGGATCGGCGACATCGTCGACGGTGACCTCTATGCGATCAACCATAACGGCCAGTTGCGGGTGAAACAGCTTTACCGCTTGCCGACCGGTATTCGCCTGCGCAGCTTCAATCGTGACGAACACCCGGACGAGGACTACACCTTCCAGGAAATCCAGGAAGAGCAAATCGTCATCCTCGGTCACGTCTTCTGGTGGGGCATGTACGCCCGCTAA
- a CDS encoding phage tail assembly protein produces MSWIPPTHVLLSPITADDESQITQIKLKPLFYAAQKDALARAGDDEDDQFFELAKLASGLSVKELDQLKRPDYVSIAQYVHEMSTRPASHFLQQANAAEEKSDLAQSPDPDQVQLLQPLNAGGRSMTTLSLEMPVLRATKAMKKLKTAKERAEFITAHCTGLMLPDLDLLTVPDWTQLQVRIDDFLNKPAAFFQSATSK; encoded by the coding sequence ATGTCCTGGATACCTCCTACGCATGTGCTGCTGTCGCCGATTACCGCTGACGACGAATCGCAGATCACCCAGATCAAACTCAAACCGCTGTTTTACGCCGCGCAAAAAGACGCTTTGGCCCGCGCCGGTGACGATGAGGACGATCAGTTTTTCGAACTGGCGAAATTGGCCAGCGGTTTGTCGGTCAAGGAGCTCGATCAGCTCAAACGCCCTGACTACGTGAGCATCGCCCAGTACGTGCACGAAATGTCGACGCGTCCGGCCTCGCATTTCCTGCAGCAGGCCAACGCCGCCGAGGAAAAATCTGACCTCGCGCAATCGCCTGATCCCGATCAAGTGCAATTGCTGCAACCACTCAATGCGGGCGGCCGCAGCATGACCACGCTGAGCCTGGAAATGCCGGTGCTGCGCGCGACCAAAGCGATGAAAAAACTCAAGACCGCCAAGGAACGCGCCGAATTCATTACCGCGCATTGCACCGGCCTGATGCTGCCCGATCTGGACCTGTTGACCGTGCCTGACTGGACCCAGTTGCAGGTGCGCATAGACGATTTTTTAAACAAACCGGCGGCCTTCTTTCAGAGCGCGACATCGAAGTAA
- a CDS encoding phage tail protein I, with protein sequence MSDHRPRPSLLPANSSALERALDIGFGRLLERIQPPFPQLMNPAETPMAFLPYLGADRGVSEWSSEAPEAEKRLTVELAWPTARQAGTRKALENAAKGLRLQPDVRAWYEQTPPGAPYSFSVRAFTEQPYSEEIDARLDRRLADAKGERDTLKVSVGLSAFGNHVIGAATLCGELTTVYPIFIEGLEASGQAFMAAGLYTVETSTIYPQGS encoded by the coding sequence ATGAGTGATCACCGACCGCGCCCGAGCCTGCTGCCGGCCAACAGTTCAGCGCTGGAAAGGGCACTGGATATTGGTTTCGGCAGATTGCTGGAGCGCATTCAACCGCCGTTTCCGCAGTTGATGAATCCGGCTGAGACACCAATGGCATTCTTGCCATACCTCGGCGCGGATCGCGGGGTCAGCGAGTGGAGTTCCGAAGCGCCTGAAGCTGAGAAGCGCTTGACGGTCGAACTCGCTTGGCCCACCGCACGGCAGGCCGGTACTCGAAAGGCGCTGGAAAACGCCGCCAAAGGTTTGCGGCTCCAACCCGATGTGCGGGCCTGGTACGAGCAAACGCCTCCGGGCGCGCCTTACAGCTTTTCCGTCAGGGCTTTTACCGAACAGCCTTACAGCGAAGAAATCGATGCGCGCCTTGATCGACGCCTGGCGGACGCCAAAGGTGAGCGCGACACCTTAAAGGTCTCCGTCGGCCTGAGTGCCTTCGGCAATCACGTCATCGGCGCCGCCACCCTATGCGGCGAACTGACCACGGTTTATCCGATTTTCATCGAAGGGCTCGAAGCCTCGGGTCAGGCCTTCATGGCCGCCGGGCTCTACACCGTCGAAACCTCCACTATTTATCCTCAGGGGTCCTAA
- a CDS encoding phage major tail tube protein — MFTNRVRQAIAATLQGLPLSATVDDFTPPKIEFDVEDMRGGRFIVEQMVKGAKPLACTLTLQGMGPEVMLAMGVNMGDDILLSVREAGQDQDGNTWFTYHTVGGKLKILTETKMKMGDKPTTALELTCRTYNRIENGIPVVDIDVRTQKFMLNGVDILGDARRAVLIT; from the coding sequence ATGTTTACCAACCGTGTAAGACAGGCCATTGCGGCCACCCTGCAGGGCCTGCCGTTGTCGGCGACCGTGGACGATTTCACCCCGCCGAAGATTGAATTCGACGTGGAGGACATGCGCGGCGGGCGCTTTATCGTCGAGCAAATGGTCAAGGGCGCCAAGCCGCTCGCCTGCACGCTGACCCTGCAGGGCATGGGCCCGGAAGTGATGCTGGCGATGGGCGTGAACATGGGTGATGACATTCTGTTGAGCGTGCGTGAAGCCGGTCAGGATCAGGATGGCAACACGTGGTTCACCTACCACACGGTCGGCGGCAAGCTGAAAATTCTGACCGAGACCAAGATGAAGATGGGCGACAAACCCACCACTGCGCTGGAACTCACTTGCCGCACGTACAACCGTATTGAAAACGGTATCCCTGTAGTCGACATCGACGTGCGTACCCAGAAGTTCATGCTCAACGGCGTCGACATCCTCGGCGACGCCCGCCGCGCGGTGTTGATTACCTGA
- a CDS encoding zeta toxin family protein, producing MTPGEIKVSAQAVSFARANKKAIGTRRTNQAIYPPEEAPVSVFMAGSPGAGKTEASIALLNLFADTKILRIDPDELRNEFSEYTGANSWLFQGGVSILVEKILDFALDQRQSFLLDGTFSNIDVARKNVERSLKKGRFVQILYVYQNPQLAWGFVKAREEAEGRRIRKAHFIDQYFAARDVVNALKLEYGSDIHVDLLLKHIDNSGRLYKAGVDKIDYHIPERHTRADLEATLELSSGAKS from the coding sequence ATGACGCCTGGAGAGATAAAGGTATCTGCCCAAGCGGTGAGCTTCGCTCGTGCAAACAAGAAGGCAATCGGAACGCGTCGGACGAACCAAGCAATTTATCCCCCGGAAGAAGCACCGGTGTCGGTGTTCATGGCGGGCTCCCCTGGGGCTGGTAAAACTGAAGCATCAATCGCCCTTTTGAATCTTTTCGCCGATACGAAAATCTTGAGGATTGATCCGGACGAGCTTCGGAACGAGTTTTCGGAATACACCGGTGCTAACTCTTGGCTTTTTCAGGGCGGCGTTTCGATCCTCGTCGAAAAAATACTCGACTTCGCTCTCGACCAGAGACAATCTTTTCTACTCGACGGCACGTTTTCAAACATTGATGTCGCCAGAAAAAATGTCGAGAGATCCTTGAAAAAGGGACGGTTTGTACAAATCCTGTACGTCTATCAAAATCCACAACTTGCCTGGGGCTTTGTCAAAGCCCGAGAGGAAGCGGAGGGCAGAAGAATTCGCAAGGCGCATTTCATCGATCAGTATTTCGCAGCGCGTGACGTTGTAAACGCACTTAAGCTAGAGTACGGCAGCGATATACATGTGGATTTGCTGCTCAAACATATCGATAACTCAGGACGTCTTTACAAAGCCGGCGTCGATAAGATTGACTACCATATACCTGAGCGCCATACGCGGGCCGATCTTGAGGCCACGCTCGAATTATCATCAGGAGCGAAATCATGA
- a CDS encoding phage tail sheath protein, producing the protein MAEVLNFEHNGITVNATESPEAMGGLGDNVIGLVGTAPNADPLIPRNSPFRINSFTTQGLLDPTGAESGTLFHAVYQILKVVKVPVYVVIVEAGGAAADTVNNVIGGVEPVTGRKLGLAALGGVPEDLTIIGAPGFTGTKAVASEFASFGKRIKARVVLDGKDAAVADQVTYSQELGGADLGFDRCLLVHNMPAVYSKVAKKNVFLAPSSLAIAALAKVKQWESPGSQVTYAEDVSRVVEYNILDTSTEGDLLNRYGISYYARTILGGFSLLGNRSITGKFISYVGLEDAISRKLVKAGQKAMAKNLTKSFMDQEVKRINDWLQTLVADETIPGGSVYLHPELNSVEKYKNGTWFIVIDYGRFAPNEHMVYQLNARDEIIEQFLEDVL; encoded by the coding sequence ATGGCTGAGGTTTTGAACTTCGAGCACAACGGCATTACCGTCAATGCCACTGAATCGCCCGAGGCCATGGGTGGCCTGGGCGACAACGTTATCGGTCTGGTCGGCACTGCGCCCAACGCCGATCCGCTGATCCCGCGCAATTCGCCGTTTCGCATCAACAGCTTCACCACCCAAGGGCTGCTCGATCCGACGGGCGCCGAGTCGGGCACGCTGTTTCACGCGGTGTACCAGATTCTCAAAGTGGTGAAAGTGCCGGTCTATGTGGTCATCGTCGAAGCGGGCGGCGCCGCGGCGGACACCGTCAACAACGTGATCGGCGGTGTCGAGCCGGTGACCGGACGCAAACTCGGCTTGGCTGCGTTGGGCGGTGTGCCGGAAGACCTGACCATCATCGGTGCGCCAGGCTTCACCGGGACCAAAGCAGTGGCCAGCGAATTCGCTTCGTTCGGCAAGCGCATCAAGGCCCGTGTAGTGCTCGACGGCAAGGATGCCGCGGTCGCTGATCAAGTGACTTACAGCCAGGAACTGGGCGGTGCGGACCTCGGTTTCGACCGTTGCCTGCTGGTGCACAACATGCCGGCGGTGTACTCCAAGGTCGCGAAGAAAAACGTGTTCCTCGCGCCATCGAGCCTGGCCATCGCCGCGCTGGCGAAGGTCAAGCAATGGGAAAGTCCGGGCAGCCAGGTGACCTACGCCGAGGACGTTTCGCGGGTTGTCGAATACAACATTCTCGACACCTCCACCGAGGGCGATCTGCTTAACCGCTACGGCATCAGCTATTACGCCCGGACCATCCTCGGCGGCTTCTCGCTGCTGGGTAACCGTTCGATCACCGGCAAGTTCATCAGCTACGTCGGCCTCGAAGATGCGATCAGCCGCAAATTGGTCAAGGCCGGACAGAAAGCCATGGCCAAAAACCTGACCAAATCCTTCATGGATCAAGAGGTCAAGCGCATCAACGACTGGCTGCAAACCCTGGTCGCCGACGAAACCATTCCCGGCGGCAGCGTGTACCTGCACCCGGAATTGAACAGCGTCGAGAAGTACAAGAACGGCACCTGGTTCATCGTCATCGACTACGGTCGCTTCGCGCCGAACGAACACATGGTTTATCAACTCAACGCCCGCGATGAAATCATCGAGCAGTTCCTGGAGGATGTTCTCTAA
- a CDS encoding baseplate J/gp47 family protein, which translates to MSMLIPGQNQLAEPAIVTVEVFEDLLAEFKTFVVEYVGARSPESAAKLLVSLDNESELLTLALEAFCVRLQIHERKYNARIKQMLAWWATGSNLDARLADMGLERQLLDPGDPAAFPPVPPVYESDDDARLRYYLAPHAPAAGSRMQYRREVFTLGERPAVKVDSAFAGVLTVTYTFSPDGFAAQVKDGNGRRTAPGEVRVTVLAREGDGTPSAELLQGVRQHFARPDVRPETDLVTVQGAQIKNYKIRVVAKINAGPDSGLTKVAAQQQLQAYADACHRLEGRVDPSWIDYTLHSAGAVQLQILEPLAPIVTSAFQAPYCTGVEVEVDTL; encoded by the coding sequence ATGAGTATGTTGATCCCCGGCCAAAACCAATTGGCCGAGCCGGCCATCGTCACGGTCGAGGTCTTTGAAGACTTGCTCGCCGAGTTCAAGACCTTTGTCGTGGAATACGTCGGCGCCCGTTCGCCCGAGAGTGCGGCAAAACTGCTGGTCAGCCTCGACAACGAAAGCGAATTGCTGACCCTGGCGCTCGAAGCCTTTTGCGTGCGTTTGCAAATCCACGAACGTAAATACAACGCCCGGATCAAGCAGATGCTGGCGTGGTGGGCCACTGGCAGCAACCTTGATGCACGCCTCGCGGACATGGGCCTTGAGCGTCAATTGCTGGACCCCGGCGACCCGGCGGCATTCCCGCCCGTGCCGCCGGTTTACGAAAGCGACGATGACGCCCGGTTGCGTTATTACCTGGCGCCGCATGCACCGGCGGCGGGGTCGCGGATGCAGTATCGGCGGGAAGTTTTCACCCTCGGCGAACGGCCCGCAGTGAAGGTCGACAGCGCCTTTGCCGGGGTGCTGACCGTCACTTACACCTTCAGCCCGGACGGCTTCGCCGCACAGGTCAAGGATGGCAACGGCCGTCGCACTGCGCCTGGCGAAGTGCGGGTCACGGTGCTTGCCCGAGAGGGCGATGGCACGCCGTCCGCTGAACTGTTGCAAGGCGTGCGCCAGCACTTTGCCCGGCCCGACGTGCGCCCGGAAACGGACCTCGTCACTGTGCAAGGCGCGCAAATCAAAAACTACAAAATCCGCGTCGTCGCGAAGATCAACGCCGGCCCGGATTCCGGATTGACCAAAGTCGCCGCGCAGCAGCAGTTGCAAGCCTATGCCGATGCGTGTCATCGCCTCGAAGGACGCGTCGACCCGAGCTGGATCGACTACACGCTGCACAGCGCCGGCGCGGTTCAATTGCAAATCCTTGAACCGCTGGCGCCGATTGTCACAAGCGCATTCCAGGCCCCGTATTGCACGGGCGTCGAGGTTGAGGTGGACACGCTATGA
- a CDS encoding phage baseplate protein has translation MIGIDRNTGASVDDWPQFVQRATRALTTPLGTRQKRPLYGSTLPELLGQNLGDDVLILAQSHAAQAFYNAQNGIGDFEPQVIVASRQGAGLLLRFAGTWKNRQQTFEVVT, from the coding sequence ATGATCGGAATCGATAGAAACACCGGCGCCAGCGTCGACGATTGGCCGCAGTTTGTGCAGCGCGCCACTCGGGCGTTGACCACGCCTCTGGGCACTCGTCAAAAACGCCCTTTGTATGGCAGCACTCTCCCCGAACTACTCGGGCAAAACCTTGGCGACGATGTGCTGATCCTCGCCCAGAGCCACGCTGCGCAAGCCTTTTACAACGCGCAAAACGGCATCGGTGATTTCGAGCCGCAAGTCATCGTCGCCAGTCGGCAGGGGGCGGGATTGCTGCTGCGCTTCGCCGGCACCTGGAAAAACCGTCAACAGACCTTCGAGGTGGTGACATGA
- a CDS encoding phage holin family protein, with translation MTNEQQALLDMPIWLVIVLALVGGVSGEMWRADKEGARGWALIRRLALRSGACVICGVSAIMLLYAAGVSIWAACAFGCLTAMAGADVAIGLYERWAAKRIGVCDVPPRDSRSDQP, from the coding sequence ATGACAAACGAGCAACAAGCGTTGCTGGACATGCCGATCTGGCTTGTCATCGTCCTCGCCCTGGTGGGCGGGGTGTCTGGCGAAATGTGGCGCGCCGACAAGGAGGGCGCCCGAGGCTGGGCGCTGATCCGGCGCCTGGCATTGCGCTCCGGGGCCTGCGTGATCTGCGGGGTCTCGGCAATCATGTTGCTGTACGCCGCCGGGGTGTCGATCTGGGCGGCTTGCGCATTCGGTTGCCTGACGGCGATGGCCGGGGCGGACGTGGCCATCGGGCTTTACGAGCGTTGGGCGGCGAAGCGCATTGGTGTCTGCGATGTGCCGCCGCGTGATTCTCGTTCTGATCAGCCATAA
- a CDS encoding phage tail assembly chaperone: MFYSAQTGGFYSAEIHGARLTMTQDPAWIRPKINIVLLPGESVQVGDELMRNEGEEPTTIRNVLDMSAVPDMLEVVSQNCLIPEDAVEITDECRHEMLRGQSLGKMIAPDDRGYPILIDRPLPSLQEAALAERTWRDARLTATDGVITRHRDELEEGVTTSLTAEQYAELQVYRRKLRDWPQGAEFPLEDHRPVAPTWLSGQLQ; encoded by the coding sequence ATGTTCTATTCTGCGCAAACAGGCGGTTTTTACAGCGCCGAGATTCATGGTGCTCGCCTGACTATGACTCAGGACCCTGCTTGGATCAGGCCAAAGATCAATATCGTCCTACTGCCGGGGGAGTCGGTGCAGGTTGGCGATGAGTTGATGAGGAACGAGGGTGAAGAGCCGACAACGATACGGAATGTACTCGATATGAGTGCTGTTCCCGACATGCTTGAAGTCGTCAGCCAGAACTGTTTGATTCCCGAAGATGCGGTAGAAATAACGGACGAGTGCCGCCACGAAATGTTGCGAGGGCAATCTCTTGGCAAAATGATTGCTCCTGATGATCGTGGTTATCCGATACTTATCGATCGACCACTACCTTCCCTGCAGGAGGCCGCGTTAGCAGAGCGGACATGGCGTGATGCCCGGCTTACAGCGACCGATGGCGTGATAACACGCCACCGTGATGAGTTAGAGGAGGGAGTTACGACTAGCTTAACTGCCGAGCAATACGCCGAGCTGCAAGTCTACCGGCGCAAGCTGCGCGACTGGCCGCAAGGCGCGGAGTTTCCTCTGGAGGATCACCGCCCCGTTGCACCCACCTGGCTGTCCGGCCAGCTCCAATAA
- a CDS encoding phage tail protein: MADYYTLLTNAGIAYETACKAAGLPIKLSQISVGDGGGAVYNPAATDTALKREVWRGPLNALFQDEKNPSWLLAEVTIPPDVGGWYVREAGIWTDTGVLYAIVKYPESFKPVLATSGSGKEFYIRSIFETSNASLVTLLIDDTVVKATRAWVTSYVADELAKLDSKQSVRVATTANITLAGPQTIDGIAVVAGDRVLVKNQTAAKDNGIYVAAVAAWVRAKDADVSADVTSGLIVSVEQGATLADTRWQLITDGAIVLGTTALTFQNVTQGFAPLNAPALVSPTANTPPLFDDSKALATTSFVQRALGNASGVKPLDVATTLLPADSGKEIALFGSSTFSVTLPLASGLIPGWRITVSSVNTGVITFIAQGGSPMSMGSTDTPSLPVKAGDTAEILWNGLSWRIAGGSQLKYSPAFASSMLPNGSQKLPSGLIMQWGYQNLPASATTTYSYPIAFTNGCLSIVATFGTPAQGTVNADMVSASQYKLQNLYAGQQIARWIAIGY; the protein is encoded by the coding sequence ATGGCCGACTACTACACCCTGCTTACCAACGCGGGGATCGCCTACGAAACTGCCTGCAAAGCGGCGGGCCTGCCGATCAAGTTGTCCCAGATTTCCGTCGGTGACGGCGGCGGTGCGGTTTACAACCCGGCCGCCACCGACACCGCACTCAAGCGCGAAGTCTGGCGCGGGCCGCTCAATGCACTGTTCCAGGATGAGAAAAACCCGAGCTGGCTGCTCGCTGAAGTGACCATCCCACCGGACGTGGGCGGCTGGTATGTGCGCGAGGCCGGGATCTGGACCGATACCGGGGTTTTGTACGCCATCGTCAAATACCCGGAGTCGTTCAAACCGGTTCTGGCCACGTCGGGGTCGGGGAAAGAGTTCTACATTCGCTCGATTTTCGAAACCAGTAATGCGTCCTTGGTGACGTTGCTGATTGACGACACCGTGGTGAAAGCGACACGTGCGTGGGTTACTTCCTATGTCGCTGACGAACTCGCCAAGCTCGACAGCAAGCAATCGGTACGCGTCGCGACTACCGCTAACATCACGTTGGCCGGACCTCAAACAATTGATGGCATTGCAGTTGTTGCGGGTGATCGGGTTCTGGTTAAAAACCAGACGGCCGCGAAAGATAACGGCATCTATGTTGCCGCAGTCGCGGCCTGGGTGCGGGCGAAAGACGCGGATGTCAGTGCAGACGTGACGTCGGGTCTGATCGTCTCCGTGGAGCAGGGGGCAACGCTGGCCGATACCCGCTGGCAGTTGATCACTGATGGAGCAATTGTCCTGGGCACCACGGCGTTGACGTTCCAGAACGTGACGCAAGGCTTTGCGCCGCTCAATGCGCCTGCATTGGTCAGCCCTACGGCGAATACGCCTCCGCTGTTTGATGATTCGAAAGCGCTTGCCACGACGTCGTTCGTTCAGCGAGCGTTGGGTAACGCGTCTGGGGTTAAGCCTCTAGACGTCGCTACTACCCTGCTACCAGCAGATAGCGGTAAAGAGATTGCATTGTTTGGTTCTTCAACCTTCAGCGTAACTTTGCCACTCGCCAGCGGGTTGATTCCGGGGTGGAGAATTACGGTTTCGTCGGTAAACACGGGGGTGATTACTTTCATCGCCCAGGGTGGAAGCCCTATGTCTATGGGCAGCACCGACACCCCCAGCCTGCCAGTGAAAGCGGGAGACACCGCAGAGATTCTTTGGAACGGTTTGTCCTGGCGCATAGCGGGAGGCTCCCAACTCAAGTACTCGCCAGCGTTTGCAAGTTCAATGCTTCCAAATGGCAGCCAGAAGTTACCGAGTGGCCTGATTATGCAGTGGGGTTATCAGAACCTTCCCGCTAGTGCCACCACGACCTACTCGTATCCTATTGCCTTTACGAATGGATGCTTAAGCATCGTTGCGACTTTTGGAACCCCGGCGCAGGGCACGGTCAACGCCGATATGGTCAGCGCTAGCCAATACAAACTTCAAAACCTGTATGCAGGTCAGCAAATTGCGCGATGGATTGCCATCGGCTACTAA
- a CDS encoding phage baseplate assembly protein V, with amino-acid sequence MLEALLTMQLGPIIERLAQIDTELDDLYRRADSFCRIGVCQQVDPASNTCRVSHGDLLTPAIRFFNPSAGAQSESRIPSVGEQCLLLNHGGGEGGGQSVALFGLNGDQYPPASTQASLTRRLYQDGSENGYDHAAHVFHWKNGPAAFTGSRESLELNIGAARLAMTPQAITLQLGAVGLLIDAGGVHLSGPLVDHQGRVISTA; translated from the coding sequence ATGTTGGAAGCGCTGCTAACGATGCAACTGGGGCCGATCATCGAACGATTGGCGCAAATCGACACCGAGCTCGATGACCTGTACCGGCGCGCCGACAGTTTTTGTCGGATTGGCGTATGTCAGCAGGTCGATCCGGCGAGCAATACCTGCCGCGTCAGCCACGGTGATTTGCTGACACCGGCGATTCGCTTTTTCAACCCGAGTGCCGGCGCCCAGAGCGAATCGCGGATTCCCTCTGTCGGCGAGCAATGCCTGCTGCTCAACCATGGCGGGGGCGAGGGCGGCGGCCAGTCCGTTGCGCTGTTCGGGCTTAACGGTGACCAGTATCCGCCGGCCTCGACGCAGGCTTCGTTGACGCGTCGCCTCTATCAGGACGGCAGCGAAAATGGTTACGACCACGCCGCTCATGTCTTCCACTGGAAAAACGGCCCGGCCGCGTTTACCGGCTCTCGCGAGTCTCTGGAACTGAACATCGGCGCGGCCCGACTGGCGATGACGCCGCAGGCAATTACCTTGCAGCTCGGCGCGGTCGGCCTGCTGATCGACGCCGGCGGCGTGCACCTGAGCGGCCCATTGGTGGATCACCAGGGCCGCGTCATCAGTACCGCATAA